GAGAGGAGGCAAATCCTCACAATATTGATGATCTGAGGCTGAAACCAGTGAGCACTGTGAACCTACTTGCCAGAGTTAACAACTCGGATTCATCTGACAATAGAAATGAGGACAGTAGCGATTCATACGACAACAGTAGCCGCCATGGAGCTAAACTCCGTCAGCTTCTTGACAGTAGTCCCAGGACTGATGCTGTTGTTGCCGGTTGACGCTCCATCCCTCCTTGACTTAAGCCGATCCGGTAACTTTTCGCATAATTCGTCGAAAACTACCTCTAACAACAGTAATAGAGTGTGGTAAGTAATCGTAAACGAGCTCCGCAAGTGTAGTTTCATTGCAACTGATTATCTCAGCAAAGCCTGGAATGTGTTTTAAATGTTCAGATTGCTGAGAAGCTACATAATATTAGTCGATGGTGACGGCGCTGAGCGTCTTCGTACTTctagaaggaaaaagaagtgCATTTCTCTAGGGTGTGAGAGTTTTCAAACTATAGATGAGATTCTGATAGTTGATAGGGAATaatgtgtttgatttttaGAGATGATTGCGATAATTTGAGGCCCTTCGACTGAGTGAAGGAGATAATGTATAAAGTTGTTACCAAGAAAtacatgtattttaatttaactaactagaatatttttaattaatcacaacTCTATAGCACTAATTAAGGTATGGTCTCCTTTTTCAGACCCTCCATATGTAAATTAGTCgttcaaaataatacttttgttgtatgtaaacaaaaaatacGTTGTTTGTAATTTTACAATCTGCATTATCATAGCATgcagaaacaaaaatattttttaatgtttatatGTGTGGTGTTATAGTTTTAATCCCCACCATATAATATAAGGCAATATTTCCCTCCATTTTGGATTCGAAATTGCAACCCCCACTTGATTACACAAGTGCCCAATCTTTGAAATTTCGTTGTTACAATATCATTAAGATTTAGCCATATTTGTAACTAATGTTTGTGGGGCTAACAAAAGATGTCCAAGATTTTTGAAATCATAGTCTCTGTTTAATGTAGTACTTTGTCCTCAATTATTTTTGAGTAAATTAGATCAGCACTGCTTGTGTTTGCAAAAAAAACGAACCAAATCAAGATGCTAAccacatttcaattttcatatatttatgtatttcaattaaattgatatgcGAAATTTTATCCGATTGGATGACTCCTAGATTGCTCATCGCTCGAAATGAGGTCAGCCTCCTCTCGTGTGCTAAATTGACCGTCAAAGGCATGTTAGGTTCTCCTCGATTCCATTGATCGGTTGTCTGCCTACTTTTTCATTGTGGTGAATCTCCCACTGCACCTTTACTTGCATAGTTGCATGAAAGACCTCTTGTTCTCTTTGTAGTAGGTAGACATCACATTTGTCAAAATGTTCGTTTCACTTGCATCACTCATTTCACTTTCTATTGCATTGTAGATGAcgcaaaatttggaaaatcgAGGTTGAGTCCATCGTAATGCACTCAAACCATAGAGTTGTGTGTTTAGGGACGCCTACATAGCTTACCTCATTGTACTTAACATTATCCTAAAATAACAATCATTTTGTTGAGTTCAGTGGTGAATCGTTGAACTCTTACACTACTGACTACTATCATAGTGCAGTTTTTGGTATATTGCTTTGCACGTTTCCTGATGTTCTTATGTGGAGTATTAATCAAGAGTTATGGCGACCTATATGACCTTACGCCTGCATGGTCAACTGTTGTAATATGTGAGACAATTTGTGTCATACGTGACGGTTGATTGGATGCGAATCGTGAGAACTTGCATGCACGTGTAAGGGACGGTCGAAGGGCCTTGCACGTGGTTTGGGCTGCCAATTTCTTCCTCGGCAACGCTTGGCGGCTCGCATAAAAGTTGGGGGCGAGCGGCGATCATAAATGCTCACGCGCTCCCTACATTGGTGAGCCGTGGTTCTAATTGCTCTATGGATGAATTTTTTGGGCGTTGTACCTCCTGCCCTAATTATCGAAAGTAGTTGTACATTACAAGCCGGCGCATTTTAGCACCGATTGTACAACTCCATGTACCTACACGTTTCCTTCTCCTCATATTTCGTCTTCCCAAAACAGCAAATTAAGcaaccataaaaaaatgtcataataactttttcaaattttcattctttaatTGCTTCACATGAATGttccattattttatttccaaacATCCCATGTTTCCACATTCCTGCTCGCTCCCTCAGGTTACGTTACTTCCTgtaattgtttgtttttcaatCTAAACTACGCTTGATTAGGTCCAAGATTGCATCACACTTACATTTTATAGACTGTGGGCTACTATATATTGTTCAAAGTTTCCGTCATTGTTTCTCACTGTTTTAGATTGTGCGTTTGTTTTTGGGCTTTCTGGAATCTGACTGCTTCATGCGAAAGACTCCACCTATTTTGCTCAGTTAATCCAGTTATTATTGTGctcaaattgttttttttttgcttgaaatttgagaaattttcaattgagGCTTATTCTGTTTCTTCAAATTGTTGTGGGCTTTTGGGGTTAGATTTGAATTGGGAACTTTGTAGCATTTGTGGGAAGGAGATTGCACCTGGTCAATTTCTGTGGCTTGTTTGGATTGCTGTAATTTTGAAGTTTGGCACCTTTTATTAGAATACctcatattttgatttgggAGGAGTGTCGTATGGGATTGCCTTGGATCTTAAGTTGGGGGAATTATGCCAAGTGTTGAACATCTTGGTGAGATTGCTGGGGTGGTAAAGAGATAAGAGTTTATTTTGTAACGTCTTTCGGCAGGCTTTAAGTCTTCTCAAATCTGAGTGTACGGATGGGGCGGCATTTGAAAGTTTCGAAAAGTTGGGTATAAATGTGGTTCAGTAGCTGGCAAGATTATCACAATGGAGGCATTGGGACTTGAGGGGATAAGTCGATAATTAGCTGTCATAGTGACATTTGTATCTTTCGTTTCTGTAAAGGGGGTTATTCACATCCGAGGACTATATATTAGGAATCTAGGTATAGTTTTGCGACTCGggacaaaacaaatatatcattttctgattttgggTGTAAAGAATGGGGCATCCTGCAGCCGTTTGGGACCATAGAGCTTCTCTTGAATTGACAAAGGACTGGAATGGAATCGACCAAGTTGTGCTTCGGAACCCTCAAGGGGCGTCTGCGCGGGTAAGTTTCTATTATTTCATGATTCTTGATGCGGAAATGGGGTTTATGTGTAGTTTCCATTCTTATGCCGAATAGATCTGTGTGATTCTTGAAATTCTTCCGattatgaatatttgaaaatttcaggTGAGCCTGCATGGAGCACAAGTTCTCTCGTGGAGGAATGATAGAGGCGAAGAACTTCTTTTCACCACTAGTAAGGTGTGGTTTCtatcataattaataagatatatgtgtgatatatgttgtgcatattcattttcttcagtTTCTAGTATATACAAGTACTTCCGTGTCATATCATCCTAGATTCGGTGCTATTGGTATTAAAACATGATTCAAAGATCTTAAAACTGAAGCTGTAATTTTGCATATCTTGAGGTTGCTTATTTATAAAGTTTACACTAAGCTTAGGTTGAATATCTGAGATCACCCACTCTAGAATTTGGACCAGCAGCTGTCATTATAGCTAGAACTGGTGATGTAATTCTTGtgagaaatatttattttgcaatgCTTAATTGCCCAATGAATGCTGTGGGgaagattttgttttcaagTTCCACTCGTTCCTAGAAAAAGGTTTTGACACTTTATTGAGCGTTAGAGAAAACATCAGCCTCACTCTGAAAGTTTAGAAGTTCAATATACTTGAATTTCCTTGTAATTGAATcatagaaatatttaattcttttattcatttttcgcTAATGAAAGCTGTATATTGACCTTCAATCTTTGCAGGGCATCTTTAAGTCTCCAAAAGCAATGCGGGGAGGCATTTCCATTTGCTTTCCACAGGTACACACCATCAATTGTTTGTGTATTTCGTTGTTATTTCAAGACTTTGTGAATCTgtaaacatatataattatatactgtATTCTAACTTCATATCGCGTCCATGCTTTAGTTTGGTAACTGTCATGCGCTTGAGCAGCATGGATTTGCTAGGAACAAGAATTGGAAAATTGAGGATAATCCTCCTCCGCTGCATTCAAAGGACTCTTTTGGTAAATCCTTTGTTGATTTACTACTTAAACCCGTTGAAGAAGATCTGAAGTTCTGGCCTCACAGGTAAAAATTTTACACGTTTGggcatttttatttcattcctAACTCTTCTTAGCAGTGTTTGaactctctctcactctctttCTGGTCTTCTCTCAGCTTTGAGTTTCGCCTTCGAGTTTCTCTCTCATCCAATGGAAACTTGATACTGATATCGCGCATCAGGAATATAGGTTGGAAACCTTTCAGTTTCTCTTTGGCCTATCACACACATTTCTCTGTTTCTGACATTAGGTACATAGTCggatattttgatttattcattCTTTTCATAAATCATCGTTGAAACttactctaattttctaatatCTGTTTGCCCTTTTTTTTGCACTTCCAACAGTGAAGTCAGGATAGAAGGTTTAGAGACGCTGGACTACCTTGACAACCTCTCCCAAAGGGAACGATTTACAGAGCAAGGCGATGCCCTAACTTTCGAATCAGAGGTAAGTCTTCTTCCACCTCCAAATGTTGCAGTTGCAATTTGATTGTTAAGTAATCATATTCTAAATCAttgttactttttttttgtgtctATATGTTTCCCCATCTTCAGATAGACCGTGTTTACCTAAGCTCACCCAAGTGCGTCGCTGTTCTTGATCATGAGAAGAAACGAACATACGTTATCAGAAAGGAAGGGCTACCTGATATGGGTATGTATCATCACATCTTTTTCCTTAGTCAGCAACCTCCAGTTTGCGGCCTTAAACACAAATATGGTATTTTCATGTAGTTGTGTGGAATCCGTGGGAGAAGAAGTCGAAAGCAATGGCAGATTTTGGCGACGAAGAATATAAGCAGATGCTATGTGTGAATGCAGCAGCAATAGAGAAGAACATCACCCTGAAACCAGGAGAGGAATGGACAGGGAGAGTCGAGCTTGCTGCTGTACCTTCAAGCTTCTGCTGCGACGAACTCGAACCTCATCTCGACTACTTTTGATGCTCGACTTGTGATCGTTCGTTCGCTAGCTCACTTTATCGAAAGCCTGTGGTTTTTGGAAAATGGCTGATAAAAATTTGGTTTGTGTAGGATTTGAGGCATTTACATTTGCTCTCTTTTAGCTTTGATCAATGAGCTCAATATCATGCTTTTAAGCCACTCTGGTTCTGAATAAATCTATTTTGTGATGCTTCAGACAAATTGTAACATCAATTTGACATTTGGAACATTAACATTCGTGAAAAGttgaattttcatattaataattCTGTGTTACAATTTCTAACGCTCAATTGATTAGATCTGTCAAGAACCGCAAACAAATTATAGCATCAAATTCCCAAATCTCTtaaacatattctttttttttcctgtctcctaaaaataaaaattttttatataaggAAAATTTTTTCACTCTATTAAGGTGGAActcattttctcttctttctctcttagtTTTCTATTTTGTACTAAAACCGTGacgtttcaaatgtttctatttttggggACGAGGGAGTAGTTACTAACGCTCAAATCTTACCTTTTAAATAGGAAGTCTACAAAATtgttaaatagaaaaaataagatgGGAAAAGATGGAAACTgtgagaaaatatataattatccTATCTTTTTATACTTCCACCACTCCCCTGCCTCTAGCAGATCATAGCTATGCAGCTCATTCCAAAACTTGGCTTGAACGCATTACAATTTCTATACACCTCTGCGAGACTCCAATTGCTTGGTGTTCTCCAGTAATACCTGTCAGATTGAAACGAACTGGTCGAGCGAAACAAGAAATCAAATTGAAGAGATAGCTTCAATGTGAGTGTGTATCACGCTTACCTCACGAATATAACTTGCCACTGCTTTGCAACCTTCTGTTGCTAGCTGCATGACAGTTTCAAATGTCTCCATTTGCAGTTTGGAGTCCATCTATCAGGAAAGACAACATATAAGTCAGTTCAAGGAAAAGAGAGTTATGCAGATTCAAGGGCTTTTGCCAACCAGAACAGCAATGAAGCCAATTTACTCGAAGGTATGAGCACAATCGAAGtccaagaaatgaaaaaaaaaatagtagtgtATTAAAAAGGACCTGAAGGAGGGTGACTTTGTCTAACTTAGGCAGAATGCCAACAGTAACATCAGGTCCACCAGCACTATCTTCAACGTAGTTCAGATCTGCGTTTAATTTGCAAAACTCGAGGttacttttgaatttttacgTGATAATAGGATCACATACACTGAACATAtgtatgaaattgaaatacatAACAAATTGATGAGGCTGTTAACTACCGAGCAGAGGGGTCCCGTTCAGAAATCCAGCACTGCAGGAGGTAACAATATCAGTCATAGGGATACCAGCATCAGCAAGGGCCAACGTTGCAGCATTTATGCATGCTGATCTTGTTCCTGAACAAATTAGATTGTAGACGAGCTATGGTTAGTGGATGACAATAAAATGCCCATGCCGTTTCAACACTTGACACTGGGACCAATGGAATGGAGAACGCTATTTACCTCCATCCGCTTGAAGAACTTGGACAAATATATCAATCTGCAAAACATGATTTTAAGattaaaagaataagaaattaattgaGGCCATCTAGACATAGCTTCCATTTTGTGGGCAACAAACCTGAGATCGAGGCATCAAGTGAGTCAATATGCATGCTTCCATCGTCTGACGAATGACCATAGATATCTCTGTTGATCGCCTGCACACCACATTGAATATTACCGAAGAAGTTAGTGAATGCAAAATGGGCACACTAGAAACAGATATCAACTCCTCGAGTTTAGAGAAAAGCATTAGCACGAAAGGCTACACCAGTTATGAAAAAccagtactactataattatacGCCTATCATGGAGTACAATGCCTGTTATGTTAACACTAAGCAGCTAGGCTGTTTACGAGCAGGAGTTTGCACTAGACTTGCTCAACTGTTACATACCTGTCACCCTTAGGTTTCCTCATCCGATCTCCAGTACTGAAATTAGCCATGCTATACTCACAGCGTACCTGTCAACCATATAAGCGAAATTCACCTCTGTATGATCGCCATGgataaaacacaaattttacaaaCACGCAATGCGTAAAGAAAATTACCAGTGCCTGATCATTACTTTGCTGACTCCTATTTTGGACCTGAAACATATTAAACATCACAAATTCAATATCCAAAGAAATCTCTCTCAGTTTCTCAAACAAGTAAAAATCCATAGCACAAATAGCATTAGGATTTCGTATTCTATTACGAGCACAGAAGTTTATACATTCATACACAAGTAATCAGCATCAAAATAGCAATATTTTGGTGTTCATTATAGCACATTTCtgtgaaaaaaatatctattgCTCAAGAAAACAAAGCACCTCTCTGGGTCCATAAACAGCAGCAATGACTTTGGTGTTCCCCATCTCAAAAACAGCTGAGCTGCAATCAACATACAAATTCAATTTAGGTCAATCAATAGTGCACGAAAACATCACAAAAAGCAACTACAGATTTCCAATTCTTACCCGTCGGCTTTCGAAACCACTCCTATTTCTGCACGAAGCTGCCTCATCTGAAATCACCAACAATTCCATAGTCTTACAACATTGCCGTTAGACAGTGGCGAGTGGCCAACAGTTGAATGCAAActtgaaaagagaaaaaagaaaagaaacctCCATAGGACGGCGACCGTCCAATCGAAGACCTTCAGGATTAACAAACTCCATCTTAGAGAGAGACGCCGTGCGCCGCCGGAaaggttttgttttttactgGTGAGAATGAATGCAGACCATAATATGGGCCGtttctatttaaataatatggcCTAACCATTTTAGGCCCATATATAAAAACCCATATTCTCCTGGCCCGATTTATTACTTGTGTTGTTTTTTCTTGGCGTTTGcttctctttttaatttaatttttgcacACCAACAATAAtgactactccctccgtccgtcatTAGTAGTCTTATTCATGGacggtatgaattttaagaaatgataagaaaaatgggtgtaaaagaattagtggaatagaggtcccacttgtatatatccGGTCCAACTAAAACTACGGTTTCTAACATCCACTGTATAACTAACTAGTACTATCACACAGCGTGCGATGCAcgcattaaatattttaaattaataattttaaattataggttatttacaaaaaatttaaaatattataaaaaatgtacatAATAACTATGAATTATACTGctaaaacatatatattaaacatgaaataattaagaatgaatcataaaaatttggaaagcTTTGATTCATAATACATGAAtggaaattatttgaaataacatCATTTCATTAAGTTCttcgaagaaaaaaaaatccatgtattatggagtactaaataaaaatactattcctatattagaattaattgAAAGTATAACATCTCACGAACTACTTTCtatacaaaaatttcataattgtgaataaataaattataaatcaatattattagactaattcaaattaacttattactattttgttattaattgaCACAATACTTAGTTTCGAAAGGTTTAAAAATACTAAGTAAGAATTAATAAagtacaaattatatatacaaaatcgGCATATTAAGTatcaataatatatgtaaaaaatattacaaaatttaaaaaacatttattggatattaaattttaataataaaattttataaattaggcACGTAGCGTGTCCACACTATGATCACCATTATCTCAGTATGGAAGGTGATTGAGTAAGGTGAGTGcaaagtaaattttgattatatatgttCACCCTGGAGANNNNNNNNNNNNNNNNNNNNNNNNNNNNNNNNNNN
The sequence above is drawn from the Salvia hispanica cultivar TCC Black 2014 unplaced genomic scaffold, UniMelb_Shisp_WGS_1.0 HiC_scaffold_1025, whole genome shotgun sequence genome and encodes:
- the LOC125197845 gene encoding putative glucose-6-phosphate 1-epimerase isoform X1, with product MNVPLFYFQTSHVSTFLLAPSAVWDHRASLELTKDWNGIDQVVLRNPQGASARVSLHGAQVLSWRNDRGEELLFTTSKGIFKSPKAMRGGISICFPQFGNCHALEQHGFARNKNWKIEDNPPPLHSKDSFGKSFVDLLLKPVEEDLKFWPHSFEFRLRVSLSSNGNLILISRIRNIGWKPFSFSLAYHTHFSVSDISEVRIEGLETLDYLDNLSQRERFTEQGDALTFESEIDRVYLSSPKCVAVLDHEKKRTYVIRKEGLPDMVVWNPWEKKSKAMADFGDEEYKQMLCVNAAAIEKNITLKPGEEWTGRVELAAVPSSFCCDELEPHLDYF
- the LOC125197845 gene encoding putative glucose-6-phosphate 1-epimerase isoform X2, giving the protein MGHPAAVWDHRASLELTKDWNGIDQVVLRNPQGASARVSLHGAQVLSWRNDRGEELLFTTSKGIFKSPKAMRGGISICFPQFGNCHALEQHGFARNKNWKIEDNPPPLHSKDSFGKSFVDLLLKPVEEDLKFWPHSFEFRLRVSLSSNGNLILISRIRNIGWKPFSFSLAYHTHFSVSDISEVRIEGLETLDYLDNLSQRERFTEQGDALTFESEIDRVYLSSPKCVAVLDHEKKRTYVIRKEGLPDMVVWNPWEKKSKAMADFGDEEYKQMLCVNAAAIEKNITLKPGEEWTGRVELAAVPSSFCCDELEPHLDYF
- the LOC125197846 gene encoding exosome complex component RRP41 homolog, with protein sequence MEFVNPEGLRLDGRRPMEMRQLRAEIGVVSKADGSAVFEMGNTKVIAAVYGPREVQNRSQQSNDQALVRCEYSMANFSTGDRMRKPKGDRRSTEISMVIRQTMEACILTHLMPRSQIDIFVQVLQADGGTRSACINAATLALADAGIPMTDIVTSCSAGFLNGTPLLDLNYVEDSAGGPDVTVGILPKLDKVTLLQMDSKLQMETFETVMQLATEGCKAVASYIREVLLENTKQLESRRGV